In Nitrospirota bacterium, the genomic stretch GAAATCACACCTCATGACCAGACGCTTCGTTACTTAAAGACAAAAAAAGACAAGCTTGGCCACATTTTAAAGAAAGTTTAGCTAGTGAAGCGACCGGGCTTAGCCGGCGCGAAACGTGGGAGTTCGGGGGTATCGGAGGATTTCAAGAAGTGAAACCGTACGGGCCCCTGAATATGAATATGCGGGTTCCAGTCAAAAAACCAGAGGCCCTCAAGGGGGGAAAATTAACTTTTGCCGTTATCGTCAGCCGGTTCAATCCCGAAATTACAGGGAGGTTGCTCAAAGGGGCGATGGCCGGGTTAAAGGAATGTCAGGTCGATGAGAAAAATATCGTCGTTTTTGAAGTTCCGGGCGCCTTTGAAATTCCTCAAGCCGCGGCCCAGGTTGCTAAATATCGCAAGGTGGATGCCGTGATTTGCCTGGGCGCGGTCATTCGGGGAGAAACCCCTCATTTTGAATATATCTCTTCTGAAACCTCCAGGGGGATCATGGAGGCGGGGACAAAAACCGGGGTCCCGGTTTTATTCGGCGTTTTGACCGTCAATAGTTTACAGCAAGCCATGAAAAGGGCCATAGGAAAAAATAATAAGGGCCGGGAAGCGGCCCTTTCCGCCGTGGAAATGGCGCAACTCTTTAAAAGAATCAAAGCGAAAATGGCAAGAGAAGCGACCGGCTAAGCCGGCGCGGAACGCGGGGATCGGGGGCATCGGAGCATCCGCCGAAGGCGGGGCGCACGGGCCCTTGAATAATCAATCGATGGGAACCAGACGAAAATCACGTGAATGCGCATTACAGGCCATGTTCCAGGTTGATATTACCCATGACCGGCGATATTTGCTGGAGCGGTATTGGAAGGAGAATCCCTGCTCCGAAGTTGTGAAGGAATTTACGACTCAACTGGTAACCGGATGTCTTGAGCATTTGTCTGAAATTGATAAAATCCTTGAGAAGCATACCGAAAACTGGTCTTTGTCCAGGATGGGGCGTGTTGATCGGAATGTCCTCCGGCTGGCTGTTTACGAGCTTTTTTATCGTGAGGATATCCCTGCGAAGGTTACTTTAAATGAGGCGATAGCGATTGTGAAAAAATATGCGGAAGAAACTTCCGGAGCGTTTATTAACGGGATTTTGGACAGGATCTTAAAAACGGAGCCAAAAATTCAGAAAAAATTGGAAAGCCTGGATACGGCCAGCGTGAACGGGGAATCTTTATGAATGTTAGGGTCCAAAGCCTGAAGGCCATTAGCGTTGCCTCCGATATTCTGGTGTTGGGATTTTTCGAGGAAAACGCTCCCCCCCGGGGACTGGCCGGAGAGGTAGACTGGGCGCTTAACAATTCTCTTTCTCTTTTAATAAAGTCCGGAAAAATTTCAGGTCATTTCGGAGAGGGTGTTCTCGTTTCATCCGAGAAAACCAGAACATCGAAAATCTTGTGGGTGGGATTGGGGAAGAAAGAAGGGTTTAATCATATATTGCTCCTGAAACTAGCTTCTGATGTGTATCAAAGATTGGTCATGTTAGGGGTCAAAGAGGCCTACCTGGATCTCTGGGATATCGAAGGAAGCCACCTTGATTTTTCTTCCGCGTTAAATGCCTGTTTAAATGGAATTTGTCAAAGCCAAAAAGAAATGTCAACTTCCAGGTTTATCGATCTTACGTTTCATTCCAGGGAGAAAGACAGGGTCAGGGAGATGAATCGTTTTCTTAAAGATTTTGATTTTAAATCCAAAGCGTCCTTCGCGGTTGGCGGAGAGCTTTTTTCTCAAAGGAAATAAAGCCGGTGATCGAGCGGTACAGCCTCCCCCAAATGTCTCAATTATGGAGTGAGGAAAAAAAATATCAGGTGTGGTTTGAGATCGAACTTCTGGCCTGTGAAGCCATGGAAAAGCTCGGCATTGCCTCAAGGGAGGACGTCGAGAATATTCGGACGAAAGCCAAAATTGATTTAGAACGGATTGCTGAAATCGAGGCGGTTGTTAAACATGATGTGATTGCCTTTATTACGGCGATTTCGGAAAAAATCGGGCCTTCCTCCCGGTTTCTTCATTTGGGAATGACCTCCTCCGACGTTGTCGATACCGGCCTGGCGATACTTTTAAATCAGGCCTGCGATATTCTGATAAAAGACCTGAATCGAGCCTTGGGGGTTGTTAGAAACAAGGCCTACGAATACCGCGATACCCTGATGATCGGGAGATCGCATGGCGTGCATGGCGAACCGATTACGTTTGGCTTCAAGCTTGCGCTCTGGCATGCGGAACTCAAAAGAAATCTTGAGCGGCTTAAAAGCGCGAAAGAAGCGATTCGGGTCGGAAAAATTTCCGGTTCAATGGGAACCTTTGCCCATCTTGATCCTTTTATTGAGGAATATGTTTGTGAGAAGACCGGGTTAACGCCTGATCCTATTTCTAACCAGGTTGTGCAGAGAGACCGGCATGCTCAATTATTAACGACGCTCGCCATTTTAGCCGGAAGCCTTGAA encodes the following:
- a CDS encoding 6,7-dimethyl-8-ribityllumazine synthase is translated as MRVPVKKPEALKGGKLTFAVIVSRFNPEITGRLLKGAMAGLKECQVDEKNIVVFEVPGAFEIPQAAAQVAKYRKVDAVICLGAVIRGETPHFEYISSETSRGIMEAGTKTGVPVLFGVLTVNSLQQAMKRAIGKNNKGREAALSAVEMAQLFKRIKAKMAREATG
- the nusB gene encoding transcription antitermination factor NusB, with translation MGTRRKSRECALQAMFQVDITHDRRYLLERYWKENPCSEVVKEFTTQLVTGCLEHLSEIDKILEKHTENWSLSRMGRVDRNVLRLAVYELFYREDIPAKVTLNEAIAIVKKYAEETSGAFINGILDRILKTEPKIQKKLESLDTASVNGESL
- a CDS encoding adenylosuccinate lyase; this translates as MIERYSLPQMSQLWSEEKKYQVWFEIELLACEAMEKLGIASREDVENIRTKAKIDLERIAEIEAVVKHDVIAFITAISEKIGPSSRFLHLGMTSSDVVDTGLAILLNQACDILIKDLNRALGVVRNKAYEYRDTLMIGRSHGVHGEPITFGFKLALWHAELKRNLERLKSAKEAIRVGKISGSMGTFAHLDPFIEEYVCEKTGLTPDPISNQVVQRDRHAQLLTTLAILAGSLEKFAVEIRHLQRTEVREAEEFFSEGQKGSSSMPHKRNPIGSENITGLARVIRSNAYAALENIPLWHERDISHSSVERIILPDSTILMDYILNRFTKIVENLTVFPDKMTRNLNLTHGVIYSQRILLELAKKGEQRKEAYEIVQKLAMEAWQNERSFEDLLLNDRAILSYMSLEELKACFDPGYYVRHVAAIFKRVFQD